GTGATATGTGTATCTTTTCCTCTAAAAAAATGGATAAACGAATGTATAGTGTGTTATTCCTCGGATGCAAACGGACACGCTGTTGACGGAATTTGTAAGTATAGGAAAAAGAAAAAACCGGTACTTTTATTGTCCGGCTTTTCCAGGTTTTTATCCCTTTAATTTGATTTTTTAAAACGGTCCGCTAATGCTACCATTTCCTTCGCATGTTCTTTCGCAGTGTCAGTTAATTTTGTTCCTGTAACCATTCGGCTTAACTCTTCAATTAGTTCTTTATCATTTAATTCGACGACGGAAGTAAAAGTGCGGTTTTCTTTTTCTTTTTTCTGGATAAATTTATGCGTATCTGCCATTGCAGCAACTTGAGGAAGGTGGGTAATACATAGAACTTGTGATTCTAACGAAACTTCATGGATTTTTTCAGCAATCGCCTGGGCGACTCTTCCACTGACACCTGTATCCACTTCATCAAAAATAACACTCGTAATGCCTTGATGCTTTGAAAAGATTTTCTTTAAGGCAAGCATAATTCTTGATAACTCGCCACCTGAAGCGATTTTTGTAAGATCCTTTAAAGGTTCGCCAACATTAGTGGAAATACGAAATAATATTTTATCATAGCCGTTTGATTTCAGCTTTCGTTGTGCAGAGTCCTCAAAATCAATGGAAAAGGTCGTTTTTTCCAAATAAAGATCCTTCAATTCCCGGTGAATATCTTTTGTTAATTCTTCAGCAGCCTGCTTTCGTAAATAATGAAGCTGATCTGCCTCCAATAAAGCATCTTTTTCCAGCTCATCAATTTCAGTGACCAGTGTATTTAAATGCGATTCCCTGTTTGTAATCTGTTCGATTTCTTCTTCCACTCGACCTAAATAGTCTGTCATTTCTTCCACTGTTGAACCATATTTCCGTTTTAATCTGTTTAATTCATCGATTCGTTGCTCAATCTCATTCAGACGTTCCGGATTATATTGCAGTTGGTCAAGATAATTACGGATGTCATATGTGCTTTCTTCCAGCATATAATAATGATTGGAGATGTTATCTAATATTTCGGCAATAAAAGGATCCAAATCAGAGGCATCCTGCAAGGAACGCTGCGCCTGGCTGATTAAATCCAATCCGCGTTGTTCGCCATACAAAGCAAAATAAGCGTCAGAAAGCGATTGGTGTATTTTTTCATAATTTGCCAACTGATTGCGTTCTTCTTCTAAATCTGTATCTTCATTGGGTACAAGCTGTGCTTCTGTTAATTCCTGCTGTTGAAATTGAAGCAAATCAAGACGTTGCGCCATCTCTTGTTCATTATCATTCAAACTGCGGTACTTTTTCTTCCATTTTTCCAGTTGTTCATAAATATTCTGGTAATCCTTTTTAGCTTCTTTCATCTCATCTCCGAGATAAAGATCTAAAAAGTCAATATGCTGCTCATTATCCATTAATGATTGCGTCTCATGCTGACTATGGATATCAATCAATGTCTTTCCAAATTCACGGAGAATAGCCAGTGTCACTAATTTACTATTCACACGACAGATGCTTTTTCCGGATGAGGTTATCGTCCGTTGGAGCACAATTTGCTCATCGCTGATTTCAATCCCGTATGCTTTTCCGACTTGGTAAATAGGGTGTTTTTCGTGATCGATGAAAAACAATCCTTCAATCTCTGCTTTATTTGATTCATGTCGAACAAAGTCAACCGAACCTCTTGCACCAGCCAATAATTGGATAGCATCAATGATAATGGATTTCCCTGCGCCTGTTTCACCGGTTAACACCGTCAGTCCTTCTTGTAAGTTCAGGGATAGTTCCTCAATAATCGCAAAGTTTTTTATAGATAATTCCGTTAACATGCTGCTCACCCCGACTAAATATTTTTAAAGCATTCCAATTAATCGAT
The nucleotide sequence above comes from Oceanobacillus timonensis. Encoded proteins:
- the recN gene encoding DNA repair protein RecN, encoding MLTELSIKNFAIIEELSLNLQEGLTVLTGETGAGKSIIIDAIQLLAGARGSVDFVRHESNKAEIEGLFFIDHEKHPIYQVGKAYGIEISDEQIVLQRTITSSGKSICRVNSKLVTLAILREFGKTLIDIHSQHETQSLMDNEQHIDFLDLYLGDEMKEAKKDYQNIYEQLEKWKKKYRSLNDNEQEMAQRLDLLQFQQQELTEAQLVPNEDTDLEEERNQLANYEKIHQSLSDAYFALYGEQRGLDLISQAQRSLQDASDLDPFIAEILDNISNHYYMLEESTYDIRNYLDQLQYNPERLNEIEQRIDELNRLKRKYGSTVEEMTDYLGRVEEEIEQITNRESHLNTLVTEIDELEKDALLEADQLHYLRKQAAEELTKDIHRELKDLYLEKTTFSIDFEDSAQRKLKSNGYDKILFRISTNVGEPLKDLTKIASGGELSRIMLALKKIFSKHQGITSVIFDEVDTGVSGRVAQAIAEKIHEVSLESQVLCITHLPQVAAMADTHKFIQKKEKENRTFTSVVELNDKELIEELSRMVTGTKLTDTAKEHAKEMVALADRFKKSN